The sequence CCTACTAGATTGTTTTCTATTTTGCCTCCAAGTGCAGCCGAGAATGCTTCTTCTCTCTAACATAAGTGCCCATAATTACTACTTcccattcaaaacttttcatttccAGCTAAATGAGCCATTCATCAATACATTATGCACTATATCCATTCCATTTTCTCCATAATCGATTCATCTGCTCTAGCATATTTGGGACGTCACTCCATATGCGAACGTACTTCTCAAGTTTTTTGTCACTCCTTCCCTCCTCCTTCGTCTCTGTGAGGAAAACTACGCACGTTTTATCCCTTGCTATATCAGTAAGTAAAAATCTCCACTCCGGTTGTATATCCTCCAATATTCCAGCGTTTAATGATCGTTATCATTCGGCTGCTTCTCTGTCGCTTATCATATATCCCACCTTTCCGTGGCcatgttttttttagcattttctcCCGGCGAATGAGGAAATAGCCTATTGCACCAACCCCTAACTTTGAGGGCGAGGAATTTTTTTCGCTGTTTTCTTCCTCTAACCTCTTGGTTTGTGAAACGTATTTCATTGCCCTCCCACCACCTCTATCCCGCAGGCATTCCCATACCCGCCACCTCAAGGATAATCTCTATAAAAGCCAGACTCCCGcctacatttaaataatttctattcCAGAATTAGAGCTCAGGGCGTTTTTATCGCACCGAAAGCCGAAAAAATCCGCCGCGACAATTTAACGTCACTTAATACGGTATTTAATAAAGTCAATGGGAATGACATCAACGTATCATATTAAAAACTCTAGCATAAGTAGAATAGGACGACTAAATATCTactcattttattttctcatgacaacttatgaaaattatataaacaagCAAAGGAGCTGATAATTTTGTTTCTAAAATGCCACAGCGAATATTACAGGACATTATCAAGGAATCAACACTTTCATACATGGAACTGATTTGAAAGAGTGATCACACAATCACAGTCTTTCATATGGAGCCAATGTGCTTCCAAATGCTCTTGGAATATTAATGGGGAAATAAGGATTCCTCGAAGCATTCACAGACATATCAACAACACAAATAacagtattaaataaaaagtgcACCGCAACGAATTCATTTTATGACATGCAAACGACGGAGTACGGAAATGGAGAATTAGGATTTGAGAGCATTCATAAGTACAAGCTAAGGCTGTAAGGATAAGTAGGCAGTCTTTTCCAGCCGTTAGCGCATATTTTTAGCTAGAGCATGCAAAGAGATAAATTACGCCTTTGAGTTCGTTCTCGTAAAACTTAATTGTAAAACTAAATAGAATCTCCACACTAAGCTATTTTCAACAAATTCGAAAGAACTCGAGTacaatatttgtggaaaatgaaatcattaaaatttattttcccatcaAATTCGGACTATGACACTTGCAAATCCCTACGCAGAAATAGAGGATTGATTCCACATTTTCATACCACAATGTCTCGTATTTTATCAATGGCTCAATTAGGCTTCTAGTACCTTTGAGGCCACCAAAAACTACGACTAAATTGTGAAACTAAACGTAATTTTTAGGCTTGGCTAGTTTCAACAAGTTCAAAAGCCAACCATACCAAAATCAACCCAACCCTTTACCCACGGGGCGACTTCGCTTCCGCCAACTACCTTAGGGTCGTTTTTGGAAAATATAGCTTCAAATAGCAGCACGATCCGAATTTCCTCATTAAATTCGTCCTTTGTTCCCAGGTGTGACGACATGTTCTCCACGCTCAGGGGCCTGCTCTTCAAATGCTGCGGCTGCCCGAACGCCAGCGGCTCCGAAGGCGACTCGGACGCGAGCCACGACTTCACTCCGTACGCCTTCGCACGTCGCATGGGACTTCCCGAGAGCCCTCCATGTCAGCCGACTCGCCCGTTGTACCAGCTGAGAACCATGCCCATGCAAGAATACAACCCGCCAAGACCGCGCGTAACATTCTCGCCTGACTCCTACCCATCCCTCCGCTTCGAGCGATTCTCGCCTCCGGAGTACCGGGGCCCAGTCCGCGAGAGGCAAATCACCCCGGCTAGGTCTCTGCCCACCCTGACTCCAGCCTACCAGAATATCCCGTTCGCCCCGATGGCCTCCAGGCTTCAACCCGGGCGCCCTCCGCTGGGGAACTCCTCCCACCATTCCGACTCGTCCAACATATACGCGGCAGTGGAGGATCTGCAAGCCAGCGAGTACGACAGCGTGCCGGACGAGAGTGATAGCAGCAGCAGCGGAAACCCAAACGTTGAAATCTTCCTCTTTTTCTGGCAAAAAATGCTCGTCTGGTATCAGGAGTATCAGCATGTTCTAGATGACGATCTTATGGAATGGGCGGATGCCAAAATGGCGATCATTGAGAAAAAGCTGCGCGATTATGGCTATGAGAACAAATAGTGGCCATCTCCATGGGTGCCTTACTAAAGAGGTTTCGCCAAAAATACAGGAGTCAAAAAAAGACTAAATTAGATTGtatgcagtttaaaaaaataacattttcacatGGACAATCCTCGCATGTTAAAATTCAGAATGTTGTTCATTGTTGAATGTATTACATATAAATGTCATATTAGTGTAGctatatttatctttctttgcgGAAGttcaacttaattattttatatgtaattaCATTAT comes from Ischnura elegans chromosome X, ioIscEleg1.1, whole genome shotgun sequence and encodes:
- the LOC124171654 gene encoding uncharacterized protein LOC124171654; translation: MFSTLRGLLFKCCGCPNASGSEGDSDASHDFTPYAFARRMGLPESPPCQPTRPLYQLRTMPMQEYNPPRPRVTFSPDSYPSLRFERFSPPEYRGPVRERQITPARSLPTLTPAYQNIPFAPMASRLQPGRPPLGNSSHHSDSSNIYAAVEDLQASEYDSVPDESDSSSSGNPNVEIFLFFWQKMLVWYQEYQHVLDDDLMEWADAKMAIIEKKLRDYGYENK